In Chitinophaga sp. HK235, a single window of DNA contains:
- a CDS encoding non-ribosomal peptide synthetase, giving the protein MIDLIRKLRQLNIRIQLEGDGLKVVCPENETIPPDLLQELKDNKASLIEYYRNAIPASAKRIRPILPVAKAENYALSNGQQRLWLLSQLDKEQSVAYNMTGAFIMTGKLDFTAWENAFSLLLERHESLRTIFHSIDGIPRQQILSHVATDLVLKYQKERMLSEDLLEKEIRSFSMQKYDLDSFPLIKATILPMGADRHAFLFGMHHIISDGWSMGILIRELLAFYQITSAGRAVAMPPLTIHYKDFSAWEAEQVALPEMQQHREFWINQLSGSLPVLEMPVDFRRPEVQSFAGRIATFQLDKNESFNFQQLCQQNGSSLYMGVMAAVNILLYRYTGQDDILIGSPVSGRIHPDLEDQIGCYVNTLCFRNSIHTTDNFTTLLKRVKEGTINAFDHQSYPFDLLVDDLQLKRKMDRSLLFDVMVVMQGEDVLSRIQVPGLQFELYKPEETNCKFDLTFSFVETTAGIRLELEYNTGLFTSGKIDRMGHHLMNIIRSVCQHPEMQLSGIGMLTAFEKKNLLEIFNEQDCSYPSDASVVSLFELQVAETPENIALTFGSTAITYKELNDRSNQLAHLLKEKYDVSGKDLVGLMYERSEHMIIAILAVIKAGAVYVPLDPAVPDERITFILEDAGPKVMLTDGSVAANISIPYVDTLSLDYSGFSDQNLEVAISPEDPIYMIYTSGTTGKPKGVLLSHRNVVRLLKNEKFPFDFNANDVWTMFHSYAFDFSVWEMYGALLFGGRLVIVPKSTSRNVAEYITLLMEEKVTILNQTPAAFRQLLQYEAEVEMQQCTSLRYLIFGGDALQPAMLNTFSQQYPHCRIINMYGITETTVHVTIKELTSAEIAANKSNIGIPIPTLSCYVLDDNRQLVPIGVPGELYVGGEGVAIGYHNRAELNAERFLEDPFHPGGRMYKSGDLVCINENGDMEYLGRKDNQVKIRGHRVELGEVEFEIAAHALIDQVVVVAAKDTDDNTFLAAYVVSADPAFSAAELLTDLRKKLPEYMLPAVFIKMDAFPLTSNGKIDRKALPAASSATIASITEYVPPVTPEEIMLTAIWEQLLERSPIGIHDNFFEIGGHSLRATRMVSAIYKQFKVEMDLKQVFYNPTIHLLAREIEAISWMQQDVADSGIISGEAINI; this is encoded by the coding sequence ATGATAGATCTCATTCGAAAACTACGTCAGCTAAATATCAGAATTCAACTGGAAGGGGATGGATTGAAAGTCGTATGTCCGGAAAATGAAACGATTCCGCCTGATTTGTTGCAGGAGTTGAAGGATAATAAGGCATCTCTGATTGAATATTACAGAAATGCCATTCCTGCATCAGCGAAAAGGATCAGGCCTATATTACCTGTTGCCAAAGCAGAAAACTATGCATTATCAAATGGGCAGCAGCGTTTATGGTTACTGAGTCAGCTGGACAAAGAGCAGTCTGTGGCCTATAATATGACAGGTGCATTTATTATGACGGGTAAACTGGATTTCACTGCCTGGGAGAATGCATTCAGCCTGTTATTGGAACGTCACGAAAGTCTGAGAACTATTTTTCATTCCATTGATGGTATACCCAGACAGCAGATCCTATCGCATGTAGCCACTGATCTGGTGTTGAAGTATCAAAAAGAACGAATGCTCTCTGAAGACTTGCTGGAAAAGGAGATTCGCAGCTTTTCCATGCAGAAGTATGACCTGGACAGTTTCCCCCTTATTAAGGCAACGATATTACCAATGGGAGCGGATAGGCATGCATTTCTTTTTGGGATGCACCATATCATAAGTGATGGTTGGTCCATGGGTATTCTGATCAGGGAACTGTTAGCGTTCTACCAGATTACTTCAGCAGGAAGGGCAGTGGCGATGCCGCCGTTGACTATTCACTACAAGGATTTTTCTGCCTGGGAGGCTGAACAGGTAGCACTGCCTGAAATGCAGCAGCACCGGGAGTTCTGGATAAATCAGTTGTCTGGTTCACTGCCGGTACTGGAGATGCCTGTTGATTTTAGAAGGCCGGAAGTACAAAGTTTTGCTGGCCGCATTGCAACTTTTCAACTTGATAAAAACGAGTCATTCAACTTTCAGCAGCTTTGTCAGCAAAATGGAAGCAGCCTGTATATGGGTGTAATGGCAGCTGTAAATATATTGTTGTATAGATATACAGGACAGGATGATATATTAATCGGGTCCCCTGTTTCCGGACGTATTCATCCGGACCTGGAAGATCAGATTGGTTGTTATGTAAATACATTGTGTTTCCGCAACTCCATTCATACAACTGACAACTTCACAACCCTTTTGAAGAGAGTAAAGGAAGGTACCATCAATGCCTTTGATCATCAGTCATATCCTTTTGATCTGCTGGTAGATGATCTGCAGTTAAAGCGTAAAATGGACCGATCCCTGTTGTTTGATGTGATGGTGGTTATGCAGGGAGAGGATGTGTTATCCCGTATACAGGTACCGGGATTACAATTCGAATTATATAAACCGGAAGAGACCAATTGTAAGTTTGATCTGACTTTTTCATTTGTAGAAACTACAGCAGGAATCCGGCTGGAACTGGAATATAATACCGGACTGTTTACCAGCGGAAAAATCGACAGAATGGGACATCACCTGATGAACATCATCCGGTCCGTCTGTCAGCACCCGGAAATGCAACTGTCCGGGATCGGGATGTTAACAGCCTTCGAAAAAAAGAATCTGTTGGAAATTTTCAATGAACAGGATTGCAGCTACCCATCGGATGCCTCTGTCGTGAGTCTGTTCGAGCTACAGGTAGCAGAAACACCCGAGAATATAGCACTGACTTTTGGAAGTACAGCAATTACCTATAAAGAGCTTAACGATCGTAGTAATCAGCTCGCACACCTGTTAAAAGAAAAATATGACGTATCCGGAAAGGATCTGGTAGGGTTGATGTATGAACGCTCCGAGCATATGATCATCGCGATACTGGCTGTAATAAAGGCCGGAGCTGTATATGTTCCCCTGGACCCTGCAGTACCTGATGAGCGGATAACTTTCATCCTGGAGGATGCCGGACCTAAGGTAATGCTCACGGATGGAAGTGTTGCAGCCAATATATCAATTCCCTATGTAGATACTTTATCCCTGGATTATTCGGGATTTTCAGATCAAAATCTTGAAGTGGCTATATCTCCAGAGGATCCTATTTACATGATTTATACGTCTGGCACTACCGGAAAACCCAAAGGGGTGTTGTTATCGCACCGGAATGTGGTTCGCCTGTTGAAGAATGAAAAATTTCCTTTTGACTTTAATGCAAATGACGTCTGGACGATGTTCCACTCTTATGCATTCGACTTCTCTGTGTGGGAAATGTATGGTGCATTACTTTTTGGAGGAAGATTGGTAATAGTTCCAAAGTCAACCAGCCGGAACGTTGCAGAGTATATAACGTTGTTAATGGAAGAAAAAGTTACTATCCTGAATCAGACACCAGCAGCATTTCGGCAGTTATTGCAATACGAAGCTGAGGTGGAAATGCAGCAGTGCACTTCCCTGAGATATCTGATTTTTGGTGGAGATGCTTTACAGCCGGCGATGCTTAATACATTCAGTCAACAGTATCCTCACTGCCGTATCATCAACATGTACGGAATTACAGAAACAACTGTACACGTTACCATTAAGGAATTAACATCTGCTGAAATAGCAGCTAACAAAAGCAATATTGGTATTCCAATTCCAACCCTTAGCTGCTATGTGCTTGATGACAACAGACAGCTTGTGCCAATAGGTGTTCCGGGAGAATTGTATGTGGGCGGAGAAGGTGTAGCAATAGGCTATCACAACCGTGCAGAATTGAACGCCGAAAGATTTTTGGAAGATCCTTTTCATCCGGGCGGAAGAATGTATAAATCAGGGGATCTCGTATGCATAAACGAGAATGGGGATATGGAATATCTCGGTAGAAAAGATAATCAGGTGAAAATTCGTGGCCATAGAGTTGAGCTTGGAGAAGTGGAATTCGAAATTGCTGCACATGCACTGATCGATCAGGTGGTAGTTGTTGCTGCAAAAGACACAGACGATAATACCTTCCTCGCAGCATATGTTGTCAGTGCAGATCCGGCCTTTTCTGCGGCGGAATTATTAACGGACTTGCGGAAAAAACTGCCGGAATACATGCTGCCAGCCGTATTCATAAAAATGGATGCATTCCCGTTGACATCAAATGGTAAAATTGACCGAAAAGCATTGCCTGCTGCGAGTAGCGCCACTATAGCAAGCATCACGGAATACGTACCGCCGGTAACTCCTGAGGAAATAATGCTGACAGCAATCTGGGAGCAATTACTGGAGAGATCCCCAATAGGAATCCATGATAATTTTTTTGAAATAGGAGGTCATAGTCTGAGAGCAACAAGAATGGTATCTGCCATTTATAAGCAGTTTAAGGTGGAGATGGACCTCAAACAGGTATTCTATAACCCTACCATTCATCTGCTGGCACGTGAAATAGAGGCCATTTCATGGATGCAGCAGGATGTTGCTGATTCGGGAATCATCAGTGGAGAAGCTATTAATATTTAA
- a CDS encoding ACP S-malonyltransferase codes for MNTSRKVALLFPGTGTQYIGMGRSLCQEYPVASATFEEAADIIGFDLKKLCWEGPQETLDDVIYSQLAILTCSVASYRVLTSNLGIVPSYGCGHSVGEYAALTCAGVFDFKSAISLVQVRTRLLKEIGASTGSCMAAVKNIDLPVFRQLVAACNVAGYTVYHAISNHFRQQVVAGSRENVAHFVRMTEEAGAETNYLFTDYASHCELMAAGRDEMSAALDACPVSGFDWPVIATVSGRPYEAGDMVRRTLMNQFVKAVRWKESMEYLVGCGVDLMIEAGPQMVLKNLLRSISPGVKSYAMDMEEDLDDLKRRYNSRAITGRVLIDRCLAIAASVENKCQQDGPILQHPWTQLVTLGDKYGMERLTVDMKQEALDLLRGMLLAKGLSSSECSREMEIASNLPAC; via the coding sequence ATGAATACAAGCAGAAAAGTGGCATTACTATTTCCCGGGACAGGTACCCAGTATATAGGTATGGGCAGGTCTTTATGCCAGGAGTATCCTGTGGCATCAGCGACTTTTGAAGAAGCTGCTGATATCATCGGTTTTGACCTGAAAAAGCTGTGTTGGGAGGGGCCTCAGGAAACACTGGATGATGTGATCTATTCGCAACTGGCGATACTGACCTGCAGTGTGGCTTCGTACAGAGTATTGACGAGTAATTTGGGAATAGTGCCGTCCTATGGTTGTGGCCATAGTGTTGGTGAATATGCTGCTTTAACCTGTGCAGGGGTTTTTGATTTTAAATCGGCCATCAGTCTTGTGCAGGTAAGAACCCGGCTGTTAAAGGAGATTGGTGCATCAACCGGTAGTTGCATGGCTGCTGTAAAAAATATTGACCTTCCGGTTTTTCGCCAGCTGGTTGCGGCGTGTAACGTTGCCGGATATACGGTTTATCACGCTATTAGTAATCACTTCAGGCAGCAGGTGGTTGCGGGCTCCCGGGAAAATGTTGCTCACTTTGTCAGAATGACGGAGGAGGCTGGCGCTGAAACCAACTACCTGTTTACCGACTATGCCTCTCATTGTGAACTGATGGCAGCAGGCAGGGACGAGATGTCGGCTGCACTGGATGCATGCCCTGTATCTGGTTTCGACTGGCCGGTAATAGCCACTGTATCTGGCAGGCCGTATGAAGCAGGTGATATGGTCAGACGTACGCTGATGAACCAGTTTGTAAAAGCAGTAAGATGGAAGGAAAGTATGGAGTATCTGGTAGGATGCGGTGTTGATCTGATGATTGAAGCCGGACCACAAATGGTACTTAAAAACCTGCTGCGTTCTATTTCACCAGGAGTAAAAAGTTATGCTATGGATATGGAAGAAGATCTTGATGACCTGAAACGTCGCTATAACAGCCGTGCTATTACAGGGCGTGTGCTGATAGACCGGTGCCTGGCCATAGCTGCATCAGTAGAAAACAAATGCCAGCAGGATGGTCCCATACTTCAACATCCCTGGACGCAACTGGTGACGTTGGGTGACAAATATGGTATGGAGCGGTTAACTGTCGATATGAAACAGGAGGCGCTGGACCTGTTACGGGGGATGTTGCTTGCAAAAGGACTTTCATCATCCGAATGTAGCAGGGAAATGGAGATAGCCAGCAATCTGCCAGCCTGTTAG
- a CDS encoding non-ribosomal peptide synthetase, translating into MTATSIIARLKSLKIQLSVQDDTLKLVPPAGVEIPLDLLAEVKAMKQEIITWMNKLKPATRIERADLGEYFPLSENQMALWPTVGSRDGMSAYNMPVAYLLQGAFSLAILQKALNTVVQQHDSLRTVFFMNGELPVQTVYHSSRINSTIEVYHCSDFTEEQIRQLLIQLAEEPFDLFHGPLFRVTILHLSEDRNIYFLNMHHLISDGWSLGIFTKELLERYNAFVSGDENPVAAAGVRYGDFVLWQQSMLNSPDGVKQRNYWQKRISNASPLLPLPYDVVPSGIKSYTGSMETGTLPAENFAGFRSLCIKTEVSTFIGLFAAVNALLYRYTGEEQLVLGIPAASRVHTDLDGVIGLFANTLPISTAIHENISFRKFLGSVKQDITEAYDHQFYPLHHLLEHSGVNGPLFNVLVVYRQENDFYEHLPAIHGLEITTYPLPVTTSKFDLSFVFVEKQDTLELGVEYNNKVFCRETIVKMLQHFQCLLSGLAANPETVITSANFLEASEQHRLLQVLNPEITPAQDPSCIGVMIDKQADITPDQIALSSGDDSITYSELSMRSALLAAHLITNGLQSGELVGIFAARSINMVIGMLGVLKAGGAYVPLDTEYPEERNMYYLQDSQARFLLTEQMFSEELGAYTGKKIILDDILESLAWDTDITVIPEISIHQPAYIIYTSGSSGKPKGVRIRHENVFNLLSWARKTFDTGHREVMLASTSICFDLSVFEIFFPLTCGHQVVIVKNALSLLAPSDKQLDVTIINTVPSAIRHLLEEGAIPPTVRTVNLAGEELKAELVQKIYEKCPQVQHVFNLYGPSETCTYSTSLKTDRYTRKVNIGFPISNTHIYILDKDRNLLPEGTLGEIYIGGAGVADGYHNRPDITLERFSDNPFGVDGKIYKTGDVGRWTKDGSLEYKGRLDEQVKIRGFRIECGEIENVIQQYDGITGVVVLGYDDGDGRSLATCYVANDHITMSGLRAFLQEKLPAFMVPTIFQQLDALPLTKNGKIDKKRLQAGLEEQEKSRIRIVPRNPLDQQLLELWEYLVPGTPIGIADNLFVSGGTSITITRLLSRVNRKFNLDLNLVTIWQYPTIQELSDHIASGIGSALPQMIRTDKADSYLMSPGQKRIWMQCELEGSNIFNVTNVFLIRGDLDVNRLAQAWEKLAEIYEVLRTTVDMIDGNTVQIVHAPDVWKTAFAYTDLREVENSSATCDELFRTAAVKHFDLKYGPLSSLQVCQLEGNMFRVCLVIHHVITDGWSIQLLFRSLITLYEGDTIVTPTYHYRDFSDWYQRLLTGNHLSSAIAYWRNKLPDEIPVLNLPVQVQRLPNALPAGRTAQFRLDNSLITAWDNYLHHSKATRFAGLLSIVALLLHRYCDAEQMILGTVHAGRPLQEMEDLPGMFVNTLPLVLQVDAQKDFDSLLQETIQTIMEAFAYQLAPIDTIVEEKYGSRRNEHPLFNVSVILQNYTDIVELPAIRKLEVMEELHDVDRSEHDLSFIFQKVGDGLIMNIEYRTELFTSDRIDRMHVHLEKLMEAVLQRPDLAVSQLEYLPEDEKEWLVNTVNETRVIHPEKTVVELLEEQVSVFPDSIAIVNEDESITYRELADRAGRLAAYLRDEAGIIPGSVVAILMDRSIAAVVSMLAIMKAGAVYMPVDTSYPEGRITYMLHDAAAAVIITDKSDRINDPSFPLIIYPAVMEVLSSTTAEMIFDRISLTDIAYIMYTSGSTGKPKGIPISHLSLTDYTCSIIKYFSLNPTHAVLQQASLAFDTSVEEIYPVLCAGGKLVVSREGGADIDGLLKLIEKHGVTLLSASPLVINELNDFPERLSSVQHIISAGEELKPGYITRLKSMAIHNLYGPTESTVSATWYKVEDIATASLIGRPMYNRSILILDRHMQLTPMGVKGEIFIGGAGLAKGYLNRPELTLEKFVPHPFVEGEILYRTGDIGEWQYDGNLKFLGRVDDQVQIRGNRVELGEVEKVLAGYGNISEVFVIAKDTPDGDKYIAAYYVAPAMYDNTQLRQYLHAVLPPYMIPAVFIHMDSFPLNASGKLDRNALPTPGFQIKRRSGEAVERPRNDLERSVMEMWVEILGIDNISITDNFFELGGNSLKVIRLFKLLSNAYPGALSISELFVYGTVQQICTILSERLNLEESDRADVFEEFEL; encoded by the coding sequence ATGACAGCGACCAGCATAATAGCCAGACTAAAGTCACTCAAAATACAGTTGTCCGTTCAGGATGATACACTGAAATTAGTTCCGCCCGCGGGAGTGGAAATCCCGTTGGATCTACTGGCGGAGGTGAAGGCAATGAAGCAGGAAATTATCACCTGGATGAATAAGCTGAAACCTGCTACACGCATAGAAAGAGCTGATCTTGGTGAATACTTCCCGTTGTCGGAAAATCAGATGGCGCTTTGGCCAACCGTAGGAAGCAGGGATGGAATGAGCGCATACAATATGCCGGTAGCCTATCTGCTGCAAGGAGCGTTCTCTCTTGCTATATTGCAAAAGGCACTCAATACTGTTGTGCAGCAACATGATAGCCTCCGTACTGTTTTCTTTATGAATGGCGAACTGCCAGTTCAGACTGTTTATCATTCCTCCCGAATCAATAGCACCATAGAAGTCTATCATTGCTCCGATTTCACAGAGGAACAGATCCGTCAACTGTTGATCCAACTTGCTGAAGAGCCATTCGACCTTTTCCACGGCCCGCTTTTCAGGGTAACAATTCTCCATCTGTCGGAAGACCGGAACATTTACTTCCTGAATATGCATCACCTTATAAGTGATGGATGGTCTCTGGGTATCTTTACAAAAGAACTGCTGGAACGATACAATGCCTTTGTTTCAGGAGATGAAAATCCTGTTGCCGCAGCTGGCGTTAGATACGGCGATTTTGTGCTGTGGCAGCAATCAATGCTGAATTCACCAGATGGAGTAAAGCAGCGCAACTACTGGCAAAAGCGGATCTCAAATGCCTCTCCATTGTTACCACTACCATATGATGTGGTGCCATCAGGTATAAAAAGTTATACCGGCAGCATGGAGACAGGTACTTTGCCCGCAGAGAATTTTGCCGGTTTCAGATCATTGTGCATCAAAACGGAAGTCAGTACCTTCATAGGATTGTTTGCTGCTGTCAATGCGCTGCTATATAGGTACACCGGAGAAGAGCAGCTGGTATTGGGAATCCCGGCTGCTTCAAGAGTACATACAGATCTGGATGGTGTAATCGGGCTTTTTGCCAATACTTTGCCCATCAGTACAGCCATTCATGAAAATATCTCTTTCAGAAAATTCCTGGGGTCAGTAAAACAGGATATTACGGAAGCTTACGATCATCAGTTTTATCCGCTTCACCATCTCCTGGAACATTCCGGTGTAAATGGTCCCCTTTTTAATGTACTGGTTGTTTACAGACAGGAGAATGATTTTTATGAACATCTGCCTGCCATCCATGGATTGGAGATTACTACCTATCCACTACCTGTAACTACCAGTAAATTTGACTTGTCCTTTGTTTTTGTAGAAAAACAGGATACACTGGAACTTGGTGTGGAATATAATAATAAAGTATTCTGCAGGGAGACGATAGTAAAAATGCTACAGCATTTTCAGTGCTTGTTGAGTGGGCTGGCAGCAAATCCTGAAACAGTCATTACCAGTGCCAACTTTCTGGAAGCGTCAGAACAGCACAGATTATTACAGGTGCTGAATCCGGAAATCACCCCGGCGCAGGATCCTTCCTGTATTGGTGTAATGATTGATAAACAGGCAGACATAACACCTGATCAAATAGCCCTGTCAAGTGGCGACGATTCCATTACTTACAGCGAACTTAGTATGCGATCAGCGCTGCTTGCCGCACATCTGATTACAAACGGGCTTCAGTCTGGTGAGCTGGTTGGGATTTTTGCTGCCAGGTCAATTAACATGGTGATTGGCATGTTGGGTGTGCTGAAGGCCGGTGGCGCTTATGTTCCATTGGATACTGAATATCCTGAAGAAAGAAATATGTATTACCTGCAGGATAGCCAGGCGCGCTTTCTGTTGACGGAACAGATGTTTTCTGAGGAGCTCGGTGCCTATACAGGAAAGAAGATTATACTGGATGATATTTTGGAAAGTTTAGCCTGGGATACGGATATTACGGTCATACCAGAGATCTCCATTCATCAGCCAGCATATATCATCTACACTTCGGGGTCAAGTGGTAAACCCAAAGGCGTGAGAATCAGGCATGAGAATGTTTTTAACCTGCTATCATGGGCGCGCAAAACATTTGATACCGGTCATCGGGAAGTCATGCTGGCATCTACATCGATATGTTTTGATCTGTCAGTATTTGAAATTTTCTTTCCACTGACCTGTGGTCATCAGGTGGTGATAGTTAAGAATGCGCTGTCATTGTTAGCCCCTTCGGATAAACAGTTGGATGTAACTATTATTAATACGGTTCCATCTGCCATCCGGCATCTGCTGGAGGAAGGTGCTATACCACCTACCGTAAGAACCGTTAATCTCGCAGGTGAAGAACTAAAGGCAGAACTTGTTCAGAAAATATATGAGAAATGCCCGCAAGTACAACATGTGTTTAATTTATATGGGCCTTCAGAAACCTGTACGTATTCCACATCATTAAAAACGGATCGATATACCCGGAAGGTAAATATTGGTTTCCCGATAAGCAATACGCATATATATATTCTTGATAAAGACAGAAATCTTCTCCCAGAGGGCACATTAGGGGAAATATATATTGGTGGGGCCGGTGTTGCTGACGGTTATCATAATCGTCCGGACATTACGCTGGAACGCTTTAGTGATAATCCTTTCGGCGTAGATGGAAAGATTTATAAAACAGGAGATGTTGGGAGGTGGACAAAGGATGGTAGCCTGGAATACAAAGGCAGGCTGGATGAACAGGTGAAAATACGTGGCTTCCGTATTGAGTGTGGTGAAATTGAAAATGTAATCCAGCAGTATGATGGAATAACAGGAGTTGTAGTGTTAGGTTATGATGATGGTGATGGCCGAAGTCTGGCTACCTGCTATGTAGCAAATGATCATATAACTATGTCGGGCCTACGGGCATTTCTGCAGGAGAAATTACCTGCGTTCATGGTCCCTACTATTTTTCAGCAACTGGATGCATTACCACTTACTAAAAATGGTAAAATAGATAAAAAGAGGTTGCAGGCGGGATTGGAAGAGCAGGAGAAATCCCGGATAAGGATTGTTCCCAGAAATCCACTTGATCAGCAGTTGCTTGAGTTATGGGAGTATCTCGTACCTGGTACTCCAATTGGAATTGCAGATAATCTCTTTGTTTCCGGCGGTACCAGTATAACCATCACAAGGCTATTGTCGAGAGTGAACAGGAAATTTAATCTGGATCTGAATCTGGTTACAATATGGCAGTATCCTACAATTCAGGAATTGTCTGATCACATAGCTTCCGGTATTGGAAGTGCGCTGCCACAAATGATACGGACAGATAAAGCAGACAGTTATCTTATGTCGCCAGGTCAAAAGCGTATATGGATGCAATGTGAGCTGGAAGGTAGCAATATCTTCAATGTCACCAATGTTTTCCTGATCCGTGGTGACCTTGACGTTAATCGCCTGGCGCAGGCATGGGAAAAACTGGCGGAGATATATGAGGTGCTACGGACCACAGTAGATATGATTGATGGAAATACCGTACAGATTGTGCACGCTCCGGATGTTTGGAAAACAGCATTTGCATATACAGATCTGAGAGAGGTGGAAAACAGCAGTGCAACATGTGATGAACTTTTCCGGACTGCAGCAGTAAAACACTTTGATCTGAAGTATGGTCCTCTTTCCTCTCTTCAGGTATGTCAGCTCGAAGGTAACATGTTCAGGGTCTGTCTGGTCATTCATCATGTTATTACAGATGGCTGGTCCATTCAACTGCTTTTCAGGTCTCTGATTACCCTTTATGAGGGAGATACTATTGTTACACCCACTTATCATTATAGGGATTTTTCAGACTGGTATCAGCGTTTACTGACAGGAAACCATCTGTCCTCAGCCATTGCATACTGGAGAAACAAACTTCCGGATGAAATTCCCGTACTGAATTTACCTGTGCAGGTACAGCGGCTCCCGAACGCACTGCCTGCCGGAAGAACAGCACAATTCAGACTTGATAACTCCCTGATAACCGCATGGGATAACTATCTCCACCATAGTAAAGCGACAAGGTTTGCCGGCCTGTTATCTATAGTGGCGCTATTGCTACATCGTTATTGTGATGCAGAACAGATGATTTTGGGAACGGTCCACGCAGGAAGGCCCTTGCAGGAAATGGAAGATCTTCCCGGGATGTTTGTCAACACGCTACCACTGGTATTACAGGTTGATGCACAAAAAGATTTTGATAGCCTGCTACAGGAAACCATACAGACCATCATGGAGGCATTTGCATATCAGCTGGCACCTATCGATACCATTGTAGAAGAAAAGTATGGCTCCCGGCGAAATGAGCATCCGCTTTTTAATGTATCTGTAATATTACAGAACTACACAGACATAGTAGAATTGCCTGCCATTCGGAAATTGGAAGTCATGGAGGAATTGCATGATGTTGACAGAAGTGAACATGATCTTTCTTTTATTTTTCAGAAAGTTGGGGATGGACTCATCATGAATATTGAATACCGGACGGAGCTTTTTACTTCCGATCGTATTGATAGGATGCATGTTCATCTGGAAAAATTGATGGAAGCGGTACTTCAACGGCCGGACCTGGCTGTTTCTCAACTGGAATATCTGCCTGAGGACGAAAAGGAATGGCTGGTCAATACAGTAAATGAGACCCGTGTAATACACCCGGAGAAGACTGTCGTGGAACTTCTGGAAGAACAGGTATCGGTTTTCCCGGATAGTATAGCCATTGTAAATGAAGATGAAAGTATTACCTATCGGGAACTGGCCGATCGGGCAGGCAGGCTGGCAGCTTATCTGCGGGATGAGGCGGGAATAATTCCTGGTAGTGTGGTGGCTATTCTGATGGATCGCTCCATAGCAGCAGTGGTATCCATGTTGGCAATAATGAAAGCGGGAGCAGTCTACATGCCGGTTGATACCAGCTATCCCGAGGGCAGAATTACCTATATGTTACACGATGCAGCGGCAGCAGTTATTATTACAGATAAAAGTGACCGCATTAATGATCCTTCTTTCCCTCTTATTATATATCCTGCTGTAATGGAGGTGCTTTCCTCTACTACTGCTGAAATGATTTTTGACAGGATATCCTTAACGGATATCGCTTACATCATGTATACGTCTGGATCTACCGGCAAACCAAAGGGTATTCCCATCAGTCATCTTTCCCTGACTGACTATACATGTTCCATCATAAAATATTTTTCTCTTAATCCAACACATGCGGTATTACAACAGGCATCACTTGCCTTTGATACTTCCGTGGAAGAAATTTATCCGGTGCTCTGTGCCGGAGGGAAACTGGTGGTTAGCAGGGAGGGCGGTGCAGATATTGACGGCCTGTTAAAGCTGATTGAAAAACATGGCGTGACCTTACTCAGTGCCTCACCTCTTGTTATAAATGAGCTGAATGATTTTCCGGAAAGATTGTCTTCCGTCCAGCACATCATTAGTGCCGGGGAAGAACTCAAGCCCGGATATATCACAAGGTTGAAAAGCATGGCTATACATAATCTGTATGGACCAACAGAAAGCACCGTGTCAGCGACCTGGTATAAAGTGGAGGATATCGCTACTGCCAGCCTGATTGGAAGGCCCATGTATAATCGGTCGATCCTGATTCTGGACAGGCATATGCAACTGACCCCGATGGGTGTGAAAGGGGAGATCTTTATTGGTGGTGCAGGTCTTGCGAAAGGATACCTGAACAGACCGGAATTAACGTTGGAAAAATTTGTTCCCCATCCTTTTGTTGAAGGTGAAATATTATATCGGACCGGAGATATAGGAGAGTGGCAATATGATGGTAACCTGAAATTTCTGGGAAGGGTTGATGACCAGGTTCAGATCAGAGGGAATCGTGTAGAGTTAGGTGAAGTTGAAAAAGTACTTGCCGGCTACGGTAATATTTCAGAGGTATTTGTTATTGCCAAAGATACCCCGGACGGAGATAAATATATCGCAGCATATTATGTGGCACCTGCAATGTATGATAACACTCAATTACGGCAGTATCTGCATGCTGTGTTACCTCCCTATATGATTCCGGCAGTATTTATTCACATGGATAGTTTCCCACTGAATGCAAGTGGCAAGCTTGACAGGAATGCGTTGCCGACTCCCGGATTTCAGATAAAGAGAAGATCAGGAGAGGCTGTCGAAAGACCTCGTAATGATCTCGAGAGATCCGTTATGGAAATGTGGGTGGAAATTCTCGGGATAGACAACATCAGTATCACCGATAATTTCTTTGAGCTGGGAGGGAATTCGCTCAAAGTGATCCGTCTGTTTAAACTGCTGTCTAATGCTTATCCAGGGGCACTTTCCATCAGCGAGTTATTTGTATATGGAACCGTACAACAGATCTGTACTATACTGTCCGAACGACTTAACCTGGAAGAATCAGACAGGGCGGATGTTTTTGAAGAGTTTGAGCTATAG